The Sphingopyxis fribergensis genome contains a region encoding:
- the dnaQ gene encoding DNA polymerase III subunit epsilon: MREIIFDTETTGFDPKSGDRLVEIGCVELIDRRETGVTFHAYFNPERDMPAAAEAVHGLSIQFLSDKPLFATRVDELMEFLGDAPLVAHNAAFDFGFVNAELARAGRRALDMTRMCCTVQMARKLHPGAKHSLDALCTRYGIDRSHRVKHGALLDAELLAHLYIEMTGGRQIGLGLAASAARTGASASPAPATSRGADRPFREPRPHMASTAEIARHAEFVAGLNQPLWLDTV; the protein is encoded by the coding sequence ATGCGAGAGATTATTTTCGATACCGAAACCACGGGTTTCGATCCCAAGAGCGGGGACAGGCTGGTCGAAATCGGGTGCGTCGAACTGATCGACCGCCGCGAAACCGGCGTCACCTTTCACGCCTATTTCAACCCCGAACGCGATATGCCCGCCGCCGCCGAAGCGGTGCATGGCCTGTCGATCCAGTTCCTGTCAGACAAACCCTTGTTCGCGACTCGCGTCGACGAACTGATGGAATTTTTGGGCGACGCGCCGCTCGTCGCGCACAACGCCGCGTTCGACTTCGGTTTCGTCAATGCCGAACTCGCCCGCGCCGGCCGCCGCGCGCTCGACATGACGCGCATGTGTTGCACCGTCCAGATGGCGCGCAAGCTCCATCCCGGCGCGAAGCACAGCCTCGACGCGCTCTGCACGCGCTACGGCATCGACCGCAGTCACCGCGTCAAACATGGCGCTTTGCTCGACGCCGAACTGCTCGCGCATCTCTATATCGAAATGACCGGCGGGCGGCAGATCGGCCTCGGACTCGCAGCTTCTGCCGCGCGCACAGGCGCCTCGGCCTCCCCGGCGCCCGCGACATCGCGCGGCGCTGATCGTCCCTTTCGCGAACCCCGTCCCCATATGGCATCGACCGCCGAAATCGCGCGCCATGCCGAATTTGTCGCAGGGCTGAATCAGCCGCTGTGGCTCGATACGGTGTGA
- the hpf gene encoding ribosome hibernation-promoting factor, HPF/YfiA family produces MEIRVSGHQIETGEALQAHVSDRMNAIADKYFSRAIGAHATFGKGPHDSFQCDIVAHVMQGLVLKGHGQAQDAHVAFEGAAERIEKQLRRYMRRLKDHNNGVAEPSPTVDEIEDNAGYTVFDAGDEEDAGDAPAIIAETRVDIPSSSVSDAVMMLDLRNTNALLFVNSKTGTHNMVYRRDDGTIGWVEPR; encoded by the coding sequence ATGGAAATCCGCGTCTCTGGCCACCAGATCGAAACCGGCGAAGCGCTCCAGGCGCATGTGTCGGACCGGATGAACGCGATTGCCGACAAATATTTCTCGCGGGCGATCGGGGCGCACGCGACTTTTGGTAAAGGGCCGCACGACAGTTTCCAGTGCGACATCGTCGCGCATGTGATGCAGGGGCTGGTGCTGAAGGGTCACGGCCAGGCGCAGGATGCACATGTCGCGTTCGAAGGCGCAGCCGAGCGCATCGAAAAACAGCTCCGGCGTTATATGCGGCGATTGAAGGACCACAATAACGGCGTGGCGGAACCCTCGCCGACGGTCGACGAGATCGAGGACAATGCGGGCTACACCGTGTTTGATGCGGGCGATGAGGAGGATGCGGGCGATGCGCCCGCGATCATCGCCGAAACGCGCGTCGATATTCCGAGCAGCAGCGTGTCCGACGCCGTGATGATGCTCGACCTTCGCAACACAAACGCGCTGCTCTTCGTCAACAGCAAGACCGGCACGCACAACATGGTCTATCGTCGCGACGACGGGACGATCGGCTGGGTCGAGCCACGATAA
- a CDS encoding PTS sugar transporter subunit IIA, with protein MNLSSLLYPATVRAHVQLDSKKALFPFVGDLASRSLGLDAGEVSEALLERERLGSTGFGRGIALPHAKMADLGGVRGLFLQLARPIDFNAVDGLPVDLLFILLSPLDAGADHLKALAGVSRMLRNEAVAERLRGAKNDEALYAMLADTETRDAA; from the coding sequence ATGAATCTTTCTTCCCTTCTTTATCCGGCGACTGTGCGCGCGCACGTGCAGCTCGATTCGAAAAAAGCGCTCTTTCCCTTTGTGGGCGATCTCGCGAGCCGTTCGCTTGGGCTCGATGCGGGCGAAGTCAGCGAAGCGCTGCTCGAACGCGAACGCCTCGGTTCGACTGGCTTTGGCCGCGGGATCGCGCTGCCGCATGCCAAGATGGCCGACCTCGGGGGCGTGCGCGGCCTGTTCCTGCAACTGGCGCGTCCGATCGATTTCAACGCCGTCGACGGCCTGCCGGTCGACCTGCTCTTCATTCTGCTGTCGCCGCTGGATGCCGGCGCCGATCATCTCAAGGCGCTTGCGGGCGTATCGCGCATGCTGCGCAACGAGGCGGTCGCCGAGCGGCTGCGCGGCGCGAAGAATGACGAAGCGCTCTATGCGATGCTCGCCGACACCGAAACGCGTGACGCGGCGTAA
- a CDS encoding Maf family protein, whose translation MTILLASQSSGRAAMLRAAGLSFETTAAHVDEEALTASLLAAGQTPRNIADALAEAKAVKISSRLPGVTVIGADSTLALDDGSMLSKPESPEDAADHLRRMAGTRHRLFSAAVAARDGVPVWRAIGEAKLWMRPLSGTFIADYVAREWDSIRWTVGCYEIEGAGVQLFERVEGDPWTIIGMPMLPLLAWLRATGLAPQ comes from the coding sequence ATGACCATCCTCCTTGCCTCGCAAAGCAGTGGCCGCGCCGCGATGCTCCGCGCCGCCGGGCTCAGTTTCGAAACCACTGCCGCGCATGTCGACGAGGAGGCGCTAACGGCGTCGCTGCTCGCCGCCGGGCAAACCCCGCGCAACATCGCCGATGCGCTTGCCGAAGCGAAAGCCGTCAAAATCTCGTCGCGCCTTCCCGGTGTCACCGTGATCGGTGCTGATTCGACGCTCGCGCTCGACGACGGGTCGATGCTTTCGAAGCCCGAAAGTCCTGAAGACGCCGCCGATCATCTCCGCCGCATGGCGGGCACACGTCACCGCCTGTTCAGCGCCGCGGTCGCCGCGCGCGACGGCGTCCCGGTGTGGCGCGCGATCGGCGAGGCGAAGCTGTGGATGCGCCCCTTGTCGGGCACCTTCATCGCCGACTATGTCGCGCGCGAATGGGACAGCATCCGCTGGACCGTCGGCTGTTACGAAATCGAAGGAGCGGGCGTGCAATTGTTCGAACGGGTCGAGGGCGATCCATGGACCATCATCGGCATGCCGATGCTTCCCTTGCTGGCGTGGCTGCGCGCCACCGGACTGGCGCCGCAATGA
- the hemE gene encoding uroporphyrinogen decarboxylase yields the protein MRQAGRYLPEYRALRETKGGFLELCYDPEAAAEVTLQPIRRFGFDGSILFSDILVIPHALGQHLWFEAGEGPRLAPPLVDSALASLEAAPHRLDPIYETVSRVAASLPPETTFLGFAGSPWTVATYMVAGQGSKDQAAARRLAFGDPAAFQAIIDAIVDLTVTYLSGQIEQGVDAVQLFDSWAGSLSPAQYEQWVIAPNAEIVRRLKAMHPDTPIIGFPKGAGGKLRAYADETGVDAIGLDETVDPVWADAALPSHLPVQGNLDPLALVAGGEALDTAIDRILAAFPSRPHIFNLGHGIVPDTPIAHVEHLIRRVRGG from the coding sequence ATGCGCCAAGCCGGACGCTATCTCCCCGAATATCGGGCGCTGCGTGAAACGAAGGGCGGCTTCCTCGAGCTGTGCTACGATCCCGAGGCCGCGGCAGAGGTGACGTTGCAGCCGATCCGGCGCTTCGGCTTCGACGGATCGATCCTCTTCTCCGACATTCTCGTCATCCCGCATGCGCTCGGCCAGCATCTGTGGTTCGAAGCAGGTGAGGGACCGCGGCTCGCACCGCCGCTCGTCGATAGCGCGCTGGCGTCGCTCGAAGCCGCGCCGCATCGGCTCGACCCCATTTATGAAACCGTATCGCGGGTTGCGGCATCGCTGCCTCCCGAAACAACCTTCCTGGGCTTTGCAGGGAGCCCGTGGACGGTCGCTACCTATATGGTCGCAGGGCAGGGGTCGAAGGACCAGGCGGCTGCGAGGCGGCTCGCGTTCGGCGATCCAGCGGCGTTCCAGGCGATCATCGATGCGATCGTCGATTTGACCGTCACCTATCTCTCGGGACAGATCGAACAGGGCGTCGACGCGGTGCAATTGTTCGACAGCTGGGCGGGCAGCCTGTCGCCGGCGCAATATGAGCAATGGGTGATCGCGCCGAACGCCGAGATTGTCCGCCGTCTGAAGGCGATGCATCCCGATACGCCGATAATCGGCTTTCCAAAGGGGGCGGGCGGCAAGCTTCGCGCCTATGCCGACGAAACCGGGGTCGATGCGATCGGGCTCGACGAGACGGTCGATCCGGTCTGGGCCGACGCCGCCTTGCCATCGCACCTGCCGGTGCAGGGCAATCTCGATCCGCTCGCGCTCGTCGCGGGCGGCGAAGCCCTCGATACGGCGATCGACCGCATCCTTGCGGCTTTCCCGTCGCGTCCCCATATCTTCAATCTCGGTCATGGCATCGTGCCCGACACGCCGATCGCCCATGTCGAACATCTGATCAGACGCGTTCGCGGCGGATAG
- a CDS encoding DUF1491 family protein, producing MTRLKSRFLVDLLLRRTESAGGFATVLAKGDETSGIILVQCTERGRPGPLLERRFSETGRYIWEAVGPTDPHDGEARKNYQERRRKADPDMWLIELDIADAPQLVAEWAALT from the coding sequence ATGACTCGCCTTAAGAGCCGCTTTCTCGTCGACCTGCTGCTGCGCCGCACCGAATCGGCCGGCGGCTTCGCCACCGTGCTCGCCAAGGGCGACGAAACCTCCGGAATCATTCTCGTCCAATGCACCGAACGAGGTCGGCCCGGACCGCTGCTCGAACGGCGCTTTTCAGAGACCGGCCGCTATATCTGGGAGGCCGTCGGTCCAACCGACCCCCATGACGGCGAAGCGCGCAAAAATTATCAGGAACGGCGGCGCAAGGCCGATCCCGATATGTGGCTGATTGAACTGGATATCGCAGATGCGCCACAACTCGTCGCGGAGTGGGCTGCGTTAACTTGA
- a CDS encoding pyruvate, water dikinase regulatory protein, translating into MGRLHLHLISDSTGETLENIAKAAIAQFDDVEVVRHFWPMVRSESHLDRIMAEVQASPGMILFTLVNGELRVSLERRATALNLPTVAALDAVTDALSRMLGQEAKARPGRQHALDAAYFARVDAIQFTVAHDDGIGWENWEQADIVLAGVSRTSKTPTSIYLANRGFKTANIPIVPESPPPNALFNLRRPMVVGLTTGLDRLVQVRRNRLLSLNQAPETSYVDDERVKAELAYARRMFADNGWPVIDVTRRSIEETAAAVIKLVEDRSAT; encoded by the coding sequence ATGGGCCGGCTCCACCTACATCTCATATCCGACTCCACGGGCGAGACACTCGAAAATATCGCCAAAGCGGCGATCGCGCAGTTCGACGATGTCGAGGTCGTGCGCCACTTCTGGCCGATGGTACGATCGGAATCGCATCTCGACCGCATCATGGCCGAGGTGCAGGCAAGCCCCGGCATGATCCTCTTCACGCTGGTCAACGGCGAGTTGCGCGTTAGCCTCGAACGCCGCGCGACCGCGCTGAACCTGCCCACCGTCGCCGCGCTCGACGCGGTCACCGACGCTCTGTCGCGGATGCTTGGACAGGAAGCAAAGGCGCGGCCTGGGCGGCAACATGCGCTCGATGCTGCCTATTTCGCGCGCGTCGACGCGATCCAGTTCACCGTCGCCCACGACGACGGCATCGGCTGGGAAAATTGGGAACAGGCCGATATCGTCCTTGCGGGCGTGTCGCGGACCTCGAAGACCCCCACGAGCATCTATCTGGCGAACCGCGGCTTCAAGACCGCGAACATCCCGATCGTCCCCGAATCGCCGCCGCCGAACGCGCTGTTCAACCTGAGGCGCCCGATGGTCGTCGGGCTGACGACGGGGCTCGACCGGCTCGTCCAGGTGCGACGCAACCGACTGCTCTCGCTCAACCAGGCGCCCGAAACCTCCTATGTCGACGATGAGCGGGTAAAGGCCGAGCTCGCCTATGCGCGGCGGATGTTCGCCGATAATGGCTGGCCGGTGATCGACGTCACGCGCCGCTCGATCGAGGAAACCGCCGCCGCGGTGATCAAGCTTGTCGAAGACCGCAGCGCGACATGA
- the coaE gene encoding dephospho-CoA kinase (Dephospho-CoA kinase (CoaE) performs the final step in coenzyme A biosynthesis.) translates to MTHHRRPGSRLRRPFIIGLTGSIGMGKSTAAAMFEREGVPVFDADSEVHRLQGPGGALVAAIETRFPGTTGPKGVDRQKLGAIVLGNKHELAALEAIIHPAVGKAQKCFLARHRARDVVVLDIPLLFEKGGWRRVGAIAVVSAPAWMQRRRVMRRRGMTAAKLKAIRRLQVPDRVKRSRADFIIETGRPKSETRRQIRFIASCFHAR, encoded by the coding sequence ATGACCCATCACCGACGCCCCGGCTCGCGGCTCCGCCGTCCCTTCATCATCGGGCTTACTGGCTCGATCGGCATGGGCAAATCGACCGCAGCGGCGATGTTCGAACGCGAAGGCGTGCCCGTCTTTGACGCTGATTCCGAAGTGCATCGACTGCAGGGCCCTGGCGGAGCGCTCGTCGCGGCGATCGAGACACGCTTTCCCGGCACGACCGGGCCGAAGGGGGTCGATCGCCAGAAACTCGGCGCCATCGTGCTCGGCAACAAGCACGAACTTGCCGCGCTCGAGGCGATCATTCACCCCGCCGTCGGTAAGGCGCAAAAATGTTTCCTTGCACGCCACCGTGCGCGCGATGTCGTCGTGCTCGACATTCCCCTGCTCTTTGAAAAGGGCGGCTGGCGGCGCGTCGGCGCGATCGCCGTCGTTTCCGCGCCCGCATGGATGCAGCGGAGGCGCGTGATGCGTCGGCGCGGGATGACTGCGGCAAAGCTCAAGGCGATCCGCCGTCTTCAGGTGCCCGACCGGGTCAAGCGGTCGCGCGCCGATTTCATCATCGAAACAGGGCGCCCGAAAAGCGAGACGCGTCGCCAGATTCGCTTCATCGCCTCTTGTTTCCACGCCCGATAG
- the aroE gene encoding shikimate dehydrogenase produces MSTPFAEVIGDPIAQSKSPLIHNFWLKALGIPGDYRRFHVPAEELPDYIAGACADADWRGCNVTMPHKQAIMDLVDDPGDIRGTIGAMNTIVRQPDGSVIGTNTDAAGFYSPLAELDLEGSPVAVIGAGGAARAVLFALARAHVGPVTILNRSPLKAMGLLATFGLKGDVAQLDAQLPPVSLLVNSSSLGMTGQPALDLDLSPLPDDAIVYDLVYSPLQTGLLKAAESRGLETVDGLDMLIGQAALAFELFFGAPPPEGRDEELRALLMA; encoded by the coding sequence ATGAGCACGCCCTTTGCCGAAGTGATCGGTGACCCGATCGCCCAGTCGAAATCGCCGCTGATTCACAATTTCTGGCTCAAGGCGCTAGGCATTCCCGGCGATTACCGGCGGTTCCATGTCCCGGCTGAGGAGCTCCCAGACTATATCGCCGGTGCTTGCGCTGACGCCGATTGGCGTGGTTGCAACGTGACCATGCCTCACAAGCAAGCGATCATGGATCTCGTAGATGACCCTGGCGATATCCGCGGTACCATCGGCGCGATGAACACGATTGTCCGCCAGCCGGACGGATCAGTTATCGGCACCAACACCGACGCCGCCGGCTTCTATTCGCCGCTCGCCGAACTCGATCTAGAAGGCTCGCCGGTCGCGGTTATCGGCGCCGGCGGAGCGGCGCGCGCGGTCTTGTTCGCGCTCGCCCGCGCCCATGTCGGTCCCGTCACTATTCTTAACCGCAGCCCGTTGAAGGCGATGGGGCTTTTGGCAACGTTCGGACTCAAGGGCGATGTCGCCCAGCTCGATGCGCAGCTCCCGCCCGTGTCGCTGCTCGTCAATTCGAGCAGCCTCGGCATGACTGGCCAGCCTGCACTCGATCTCGACCTGTCGCCGCTTCCTGATGATGCGATCGTTTACGACCTCGTCTATTCGCCGCTTCAGACCGGATTGCTGAAGGCCGCAGAGTCGCGTGGACTCGAGACGGTCGACGGGCTCGACATGCTGATCGGTCAGGCTGCGCTCGCCTTCGAACTCTTCTTTGGTGCGCCTCCGCCCGAGGGCCGCGACGAGGAACTGCGCGCGCTTTTGATGGCATGA